The following DNA comes from Gordonia zhaorongruii.
CAGCAATTGGTGCCGGAACTCGAGACGCGCCTGGCCGAGCTCAACGAGGGGCTCGACGTACCGATCACCATCAATTTCAACGGCTGCCCCAACTCGTGCGCCCGCGTGCAGGTCGCCGACATCGGTCTCAAGGGTCAGCTGATCGACGACGGCGAGGGCCACCCCGTCGAAGGGTTCCAGGTGCACCTGGGCGGCAGCCTCGGCGCCGACATCGGGTTCGGCCGGAAGCTGCGTCAGCACAAGATCTACGCGTCCGAGGCCAACGATTACATCGAGCGTCTGGTCCGCAACTTCATCGCCGACCGCAACGACGGCGAGCGCTTCGCCGAATGGGCGACCCGCGCCGACGACGCCCAACTTCAGTAGGAGTCACCATGACCACCACGACCACCGGTGATCCCACCGGGACTAAGGACCTGGACGAGTTGCGGGTGATCGCCGAGGACGGCGCCGCCCGTCTCGGCCCCGACGCCACCGCGGCCGCCCTTCTCCGCTGGACTGCCGAGACCTTCGGCGACGACTTCATCATCGCCGCCAACATGCAGGACGCAGTCCTCATCGACGTCGCGAAGAAGGCCATCGACCCGGAGCTGCTCGGTGGCGCGAAGCTCAAGGCGCTGTTCCTGGATACGGGCTACCACTTCGCGGAGACCATCGGCACCCGCGATGCGGTGACCCACGTGTACGACCTCGACCTGGTCAACGTCACCCCCGAGCAGACGGTGGCACAGCAGGACGAACTCGTCGGGAAGAACCTGTTCGCCGACGACCCGGCCGAATGCTGCCGCCTGCGGAAGGTGGTGCCGCTGCGCGGATCGCTGCGGCCGTACCGCGCCTGGGTGACCGGCATCCGCCGAGTCGAAGCACCCACCCGCGCGAGCGCCCCGCTGATCTCGTTCGACGAGGGGTTCGGTCTGGTGAAGATCAACCCGCTCGCCGCATGGACCGACGAAGAGTTCCAGCAGTACATCGACGACAACGGCGTCCTCGTCAATCCACTCGTGGATGAGGGCTTTCCGTCGATCGGGTGCGAGCCATGCACCATCAAACCGAAGGCCGGAGAAGATCCGCGCAGCGGCCGCTGGGCCGGGCGCACCAAGACAGAATGCGGGTTGCACGCGTCATGACCACTGATACCTCACTCGACACCGATACTTCGCCCGACGCCGCTGCCTCCGTCGACCCCACCGTCGGCACGGAACCGGCCCGGACCGGCGAGTTCACCACTCTGGATGCGCTCGAATCCGAGGCGATCCACATCTTCCGCGAGGTCGCGGGCGAGTTCGAGCGGCCGGTGATCCTCTTCTCCGGCGGTAAGGACTCCACCCTGCTGCTGCATCTGGCGCTGAAGGCCTTCTGGCCCGCGCCGCTGCCGTTCTCGCTGCTGCACGTGGACACCGGCCACAACCTCCCGGAGATCATCGAGTTCCGCGACGAGATCGTGGAGCGCCACAACCTGCGTCTGCACGTCGCCAAGGTCGAGGACTACCTCGACGACGGCCGACTCACCGAGCGTCCCGACGGGATCCGAAACCCGTTGCAGACCATCCCGCTGCTCGACGGCATCACCGAGAACCGCTTCGACGCGGTGTTCGGCGGCGCCCGCCGCGACGAGGAGCGCGCCCGAGCCAAGGAGCGGATCTTCTCGCTGCGCAACGCTTTCGGGCAGTGGGACCCGAAGCGTCAGCGTCCCGAGCTGTGGAACCTGTACAACGGCCGCCACGCGCCGGGCGAGCACGTCCGCGTGTTCCCCCTCAGTAATTGGACCGAACTGGACGTCTGGCGCTACATCGCTCGCGAGCAGGTTCTGCTCGCACCGCTGTACTACGCGCACGAGCGCGAGGTGTACGAGCGCGACGGCATGTGGATGACATCCGGCCCGTGGGGCGGACCGCGCGAGGGCGAGACCGTGGAGACCCGCATGGTGCGATACCGCACCGTCGGCGACGGTTCCACCACCGGTGCCGTCCTGTCGGATGCGACCACCAACGAGGCGGTACTCGCCGAGGTCGCCGCCTCCCGACTCACCGAACGCGGCGCCACCCGCGGCGACGATCGCGTCTCCGAGGCCGCCATGGAAGACCGCAAGCGCGAAGGATACTTCTGATGCCCAGCCCCACGCCCGTCCAGTCATTCCAACCCACGGCAGTCCAGGCTGCCCCCGACCTGCTCCGCATCGCGACCGCCGGCAGCGTCGACGACGGCAAGTCGACCCTCGTCGGCCGGCTCCTGTACGACACCAAATCGGTTCTCGCCGACCAGATCGACGCCGTCACCAAGGCGTCGGTGGACCGCGGCATGGACACCCCCGACCTGTCACTTCTGGTGGACGGCCTGCGTGCCGAACGCGAGCAGGGCATCACGATCGATGTCGCCTACCGCTACTTCGCGACGCCCACTCGGTCGTTCGTCCTCGCCGATACGCCGGGCCACGTGCAGTACACCCGCAACACCGTGTCGGGTGCG
Coding sequences within:
- the cysD gene encoding sulfate adenylyltransferase subunit CysD, coding for MRVARVMTTDTSLDTDTSPDAAASVDPTVGTEPARTGEFTTLDALESEAIHIFREVAGEFERPVILFSGGKDSTLLLHLALKAFWPAPLPFSLLHVDTGHNLPEIIEFRDEIVERHNLRLHVAKVEDYLDDGRLTERPDGIRNPLQTIPLLDGITENRFDAVFGGARRDEERARAKERIFSLRNAFGQWDPKRQRPELWNLYNGRHAPGEHVRVFPLSNWTELDVWRYIAREQVLLAPLYYAHEREVYERDGMWMTSGPWGGPREGETVETRMVRYRTVGDGSTTGAVLSDATTNEAVLAEVAASRLTERGATRGDDRVSEAAMEDRKREGYF
- a CDS encoding phosphoadenylyl-sulfate reductase, with the protein product MTTTTTGDPTGTKDLDELRVIAEDGAARLGPDATAAALLRWTAETFGDDFIIAANMQDAVLIDVAKKAIDPELLGGAKLKALFLDTGYHFAETIGTRDAVTHVYDLDLVNVTPEQTVAQQDELVGKNLFADDPAECCRLRKVVPLRGSLRPYRAWVTGIRRVEAPTRASAPLISFDEGFGLVKINPLAAWTDEEFQQYIDDNGVLVNPLVDEGFPSIGCEPCTIKPKAGEDPRSGRWAGRTKTECGLHAS